The genomic segment CGCGCTGTTGGCCGCGGTGCTGCTGGCGGCCCCGTCGTTGCGGGCGGCCGAGGACGTGGTCGTCGCGAAGCCCGAGTCGGTGGGCATGTCGTCGGAGCGCCTGAAGCGCATCGACAGCTTCATCCAGGAGTACATCGACGCCGACCGCATCGCCGGCGCGGTCACCCTGGTCGCCCGCAAGGGGAAGGTGGTGCACTTCGAGGCGCAGGGCTGGCGCGACAAGGAGAACGGCGTCCCGATGACCGAGGACACCATCTTCGTCCTGATGTCGATGACCAAGCCGATAGTCTCGACGGCGTTGATGATGCTGTTCGAGGAGGGGCGGTTCCTGCTCGACGACCCGATCTCGAAGTGGATTCCGGAGTACGAGAACCACACGGTGCGCCTCAACCGCGACGGCGTGCGGCCGCTCACCGTGCCGGAGGCGCGCCCGGTCACGGTGCGCCACGTGCTGACGCACACGTCGGGCCTGACGCTGAATCCGCAGGGCAGGGGGCTGAGCCAGGCGCAGATCGACCACGTCACCAACGACGGCAAGGGCTGGCCGACGCTGGCCGAGCGGGTGGCCAACGCCGCCGTGATACCGGGCGCGTTCCACCCCGGCGACGAGTGGCAGTACGGCGATTCCACCGACTACGTGGCGGTCCTGGTGGAGAAGATCTCCGGCCAGTCGATCGACGACTTCCTGCGCGAGCGCATCTTCGAGCCGCTCGGCATGACCGACACCTACTACTACGTGCCGCAAGAGAAGGTGGAGCGGATGGCCTCGGTCTACCGGCCGGACGAGAACGGCAAGATCGAGCTGATGGTGTCGCCGACCTACGTCGAGCCGACCCGCATGTTCCGCGGCATCGCCGGCCTGGCGGGCACCGCGGCCGACTACCTCCAGTTCGCCCAGATGATCGCCAACGGGGGTGAGCTGAACGGGACGCGGCTGCTCGGGCGGATGACCGTCGACAACATGATCAGCAACCACATCGGCGCCGACCGGCCGGTCTACATCCGCGGCGGCGGCTACGGCTTCGGGCTCGGCTTCGGGGTGCTGACCAACTCCGCCCAGGCCCCCGACGCCCTTTCGATCGGCAGCTACACCTGGGGCGGCGCCTATGGGACGCTCTACTGGGCGGATCCGGTGGAGGACCTCATCGGGATCCTGATGATCCAGATCCGGCCCTACAACCACCTGAGCATCCGACCGCTCTTCTCGAACGTGGTGACGCAGGCGGTGGTCGACAGCCTCTCGGAGCAGAAGCCGACGATCATGGGGCGGCCGACGCCCCGGTAGGCATCGCGCCGGGCCGGTCGTCCTCGGAGGCGGCCGGCCCGGCCAGCATCCCGCCTCAGAGCACGCCCGGCCCCAGTCCCACAGCGCGGAGCGCCTCGTCGATCGCCCGTTGCGCGTCGCTGCCGGGGGCGAGGTCGGCCGCGGACTGGCGGATGAGCGCAGCGGTGATCGGCAGCGTCGCCATCGCCGGCATCAGGTCCCGCATCGCGCGGAAGAAGATCCGTTCGATCTCTCCCCGGTTGGCATCGCCGGCGCCCTCGACCGTCATGCCGCTGGTACGGTGCGTTCCACCCTCGATGGCCAGGTAGAAGGCGTGGCTCAGGATCAGCGAGTTCCAGTGGTCGCCGCCGTAGCCGAAATCGTCGTTGCGCAGGGTGCCGAAGTACTCGCCGCGGACGAAGATGTGCCCGGAGAAGTTCCAGAACCTGCCGTCACGCAGAGTGAGAGCGAAGTCGTAGCGGTCGGCATATGCATCCGGATAGAAGCCGTCTCGTAGCGACTTGGGGTCGATCATGGAACGAATGGCGCCTTCCTTGAAGTCGCCGCCGACGAGATAGTCCGCCGAGACGCCTTCGTCTTCATAGTAGAACCCCAGGGACTCGCCGAAGATGTCGGAGTAGCCCTCGTGGATGGCTCCGTCGCCCGAGTGGGCCAGGACGAACCGGCCGTCGTGGCACAAGGCCGGCACCAGCCCATCATCGAGCCCCTCCGGCGTCTCGACCAGGCCCGGGAACCGCGCGGTGTCGCACGTGTGCGTCTGTCCGAATCTGTCCGTGAAGCTCCGCGGGCCGAGTCTGGCCCCGAGGGGGCGGACGTTGAAGAGACCGAGGGGGCTGCCGGTGCGATTGCTGACCGAGAAGTGCGTCACGCCGTGCATCAGCTCGTGCCCGACGACGTCGAACAGCGTGTACGGCTCCTCGTTCGTCTCGTCGATCCGCCGCCCGTACCCGAACGCGCCGTTGCCCTCCGGGCCGAATGGCGGAGATGCGAAGAAGGCATTCGCGAAGCCGAGGTTGACCAAGCTGATGGTGCGCCCGTTCGCGCCGTCGACGCCCTCCCAGCCGTGCCGCGCGGAGAAGTAGTCGTAGAACCAGCCGGTGTAGGCGTGGGCTTCGACAACGGTCGGGTCGTCCCACTCGTTGTCGGCGTCGATCGCGTAGTCGTCCGCCGTCCAGACCGCTTCGCCCGGCGGCAGGCCCTCGATGAGGTGGTCGGTCATCAGGCGGTTGGCGCGCAGGAAGTTGAACCGGACATCGAGAGTGACGATCTCCGCCGGCCGCATCCGGTCGTGGGCCTGGAAGCGGCCGTCCTCCTCTGTCGTGCTCAGCTTCCGTTGGTTGCCCTGCGAGCCGGTGCCGGCGCCGACCGCAGCCTGCTGATTCTTCACCGCGTTGAGGCGGTGCAGGAGGCTGCCGTCGCCAGCGTCGGCGAAGTAGAAGTACCCGTCGCTCATGGCGACGGCGTAGGCCAGCGCGAACGAGCCGTCCGGCAGCGGCAGGATGCCGAGCGCCGGCTGCCCGCCGCCGACGACCTCTCCGCCGTGCATCTCCTCGAGCCGCGCGGCGACCTCCGCTCCCGACAGCGCCGGCGCGAAGTTCACGTCGATCCCCTGGTGCAGCGTGCCGAAGAGCGACACGGTGACGCCGGCCGGGTCGAGTTGCCGGGAGACCCCGCCGCCGAACACGGGAATGCCGGCATGGTACTGTGCCAGGTATTCGTGCGTGCGTCCCTCCAGGGAGGCGTCGCTCAGGTGCGACATGACGACGAGCTCGCCGGTCCGCGCCATGCCGTCGATCGACGCGTCCCACTGCCGCAGCTCGTCGACGCCCGCCGCGTGTCCGGCGGAGACGGAAAGTACGGCGGATTCCTGGGACGCGGCGTCCTGTTCCGCGGCCATGAGCCCGACCCCGACGAGGGCCGAGGCGATTGCGAGTCGTGTGGCGGTTCTCATTGCGTGTCGATCTCCCCTGCAGTCAGGCTTGCCAGGCATGGGTTCACCGTGCGTCGCCGCGTTCAGAACCGCAGGCGCAGGCCCACCGCGGTATGCAGTCCGCCCACCTCGATGTCGAGCGTTTCGCCGCTGACCGACGGGACCTCGACCATCGCGCGGCTGTAGCGGGTGAGCCAACCGACACCGACGTTGCCGGTGAAATAGAAGGCGACGTCGACTCCCACGTTGAAGCCGGCAGCGTCGGAAGACTCCTGGCCGGTGACCGCACTCGAGAACTCGGCGGTGTCGTAGGGATAGGCGTGGGTGAAGTTCACGTCGGTGACCAGTTGCTGCTTCACCTCGAAGAACGTGGGTCCGCCGAACCCGGTCACCGTGAACGAGCGGGTGACCGGCAGCACGACGAGCGCCTGCAGATGGATGGCCGTTTCTTCGCGGGTGAGAGGCGGCGACGTGCCGGAGATGGAGCGATCCCGGTCGAAGAAGATCGGATGCGGGACCTGTGCCGACACGCTGGCCGTTTCCTCGATCAGGAAGCGCGACACACCGACCCCGAGGGCGAAGTACGGCGCGACGCGCACCCCGCCGCTCACGTCGAGGAGCGTGGGGTTCTCGAAGCGATAGTCGCTCTCGAAGCGGGCCTGCTCCTGCGCCGCGGCCCCCGACACGATTTCGCGGTACACCCCGCCGGTTTCGGGGAAGGCGATGTCCTCCGAAAAGCCGCGGGTCTGCGTCTGCAGGCCGCCGTTGACGTTGACGAACACCCGCGCGTCTCCCGCGGGCGCCTGCGCGTGGGTCGGCGCCGCGCCGGCCAGCGTTGCGCCGGCGGCCGCCAGCCAGGCAATCAGCGGCATGTACGGTCGTGTATGTGCATGCGTCATCTACGGGTTCCTCTTGTCAAGGTGTTCACGTCGACCAACCCAATCGTGCAGCTCCGCTTGCGTCGGAGGATTGCACGGACGCCCGGCGTGCTCGCGGAGACCCGCCTTCTTCCCAAGTCGGCAGGCCTTCGAGAAGTGCAGGGTCGATACGGCCTGACCGATCGAGGCAACGCGGGCAACGGGTGTCGCTGGCTTTCGTATCCCTGTCCGGCCCCGTTCGAGGCAGGCGCTGGCGGCTGGGCGAATCCAGTCTAGTCCGGCCGCCGCGTGGGCGGCAAGCGCACCGCGACGCGTCCCACCCGTCCTCTCGACGGTGACCCGGACGTGCGCCGCTCCCGGCCCCGCCGCGGGTAGCGCCCTCTGCATCCGATTTCATCTTCGACGCCTGTGCGAACGGGTGTCAACCGGCGCTCCGTCGTTTTCCAATGGGAGGCGAGCTCGACGGGCCGGCGGGCGGACTTCCGCGGGAGCCGGCGGGCGAGTCGCGCCGCAGGTGAGAGCAGGCCGCGGCGGTAGCCGTCCCGGGCCGTATCCGCCGGTATACTCAGGCGCCGGGCCGGGCATGCGGCTCCGTCACGATTCAGCCCGCCGGCAGGAGACGTCGCCATGAGGTGGAAGCAGCCAATCGTCGTTGCCGCGGCTCTCGTGCTGGCCGCTGCGGCCGTTGCCGCGGGGCAGGCGGACCGTGAGGTCTTTCCGTTTCCGATCACCACGTTCGAGCTCGACAACGGGCTGAAGGTGGTGGGCGTCGACTACGACAGCCCCGGCATCGTCGCCTACTACACGGTGGTGCGGACGGGGTCGCGGAACGAGGTGGAGCCGGGATTCTCCGGCTACGCCCACTTCTTCGAGCACATGATGTTCCGCGGCACCGACAAGTACCCGACCGAGGCCTACAACGCGGTCGTCAAGCGCATCGGGGCCGACTCGAACGCCTTCACGACCAGCGACTGGACGACCTACTACATCGTGGCCAGCTCGGACGCGCTCGAGACGATCATGGACCTCGAATCGGATCGCTTCCGGAATCTGCAGTACAGCGAGGACGACTTCCGCACCGAGGCGGGCGCCATCCTGGGCGAGTACAACCTGAACTTTTCGAACCCGGTGTCGCTGCTGATCGAGAAGCTGCACGACCTCGCCTACACGACGCATCCGTACAAGCACACGACGATCGGGTTCCTGGAAGACA from the Acidobacteriota bacterium genome contains:
- a CDS encoding beta-lactamase family protein, with amino-acid sequence MVDLRPACRFRGRGNDMRNASKSGNGWAAGTIAALLAAVLLAAPSLRAAEDVVVAKPESVGMSSERLKRIDSFIQEYIDADRIAGAVTLVARKGKVVHFEAQGWRDKENGVPMTEDTIFVLMSMTKPIVSTALMMLFEEGRFLLDDPISKWIPEYENHTVRLNRDGVRPLTVPEARPVTVRHVLTHTSGLTLNPQGRGLSQAQIDHVTNDGKGWPTLAERVANAAVIPGAFHPGDEWQYGDSTDYVAVLVEKISGQSIDDFLRERIFEPLGMTDTYYYVPQEKVERMASVYRPDENGKIELMVSPTYVEPTRMFRGIAGLAGTAADYLQFAQMIANGGELNGTRLLGRMTVDNMISNHIGADRPVYIRGGGYGFGLGFGVLTNSAQAPDALSIGSYTWGGAYGTLYWADPVEDLIGILMIQIRPYNHLSIRPLFSNVVTQAVVDSLSEQKPTIMGRPTPR